One genomic segment of Candidatus Thermoplasmatota archaeon includes these proteins:
- a CDS encoding RNA repair domain-containing protein, translated as MHDIRDVLNKIKWTQDIYQVKIWYLHRGAPGNIRSIQGTDIKAIGKSFLETSSAMIPYHRILRIEYNSVILFDRIKKK; from the coding sequence ATGCATGATATTCGTGATGTATTAAATAAAATTAAATGGACCCAGGATATTTATCAGGTGAAAATCTGGTACCTGCATCGAGGTGCTCCTGGAAATATTCGGAGTATTCAGGGGACTGATATTAAAGCTATTGGTAAATCCTTTCTTGAAACAAGCTCAGCGATGATTCCGTATCATCGAATTCTAAGAATTGAATATAATTCTGTTATCTTGTTTGATCGAATCAAGAAAAAATGA
- a CDS encoding MBL fold metallo-hydrolase, whose translation MVVYAISGKGYDSNVYIIPGTKTTVIDTGTGMNKTYVLDQIQRYIDIQDIDQIVLTHEHFDHVGGVSNILQALPKKVTIFAHAHAIESLKSGVSEFADILGIEMPKILVDHPLYGEEQIVLGDEQYLVLSTPGHSLGGLCLYGKTSKTLFSGDIVFAYGGFGRYDFIGGNKQALFGSIRKLAALEISDLYPGHGEYILRYGYKHVQQALEMLSKIQ comes from the coding sequence ATGGTTGTATACGCTATTTCTGGAAAAGGATATGATTCAAATGTGTATATCATTCCTGGTACGAAAACAACTGTTATAGACACTGGAACTGGAATGAATAAAACGTATGTGCTTGACCAGATACAAAGATATATTGATATCCAAGATATTGACCAAATTGTTCTGACCCATGAGCATTTTGATCATGTTGGTGGTGTATCAAACATTCTACAAGCATTACCAAAAAAAGTTACCATTTTTGCACATGCTCATGCAATTGAAAGTTTAAAATCAGGGGTTAGTGAATTTGCAGATATTCTCGGAATTGAAATGCCAAAAATTCTTGTGGATCATCCATTATATGGAGAAGAGCAAATAGTACTTGGTGACGAGCAGTACTTGGTTCTGTCGACTCCGGGTCATAGTTTAGGAGGACTATGTCTCTATGGAAAAACAAGCAAAACCTTGTTTTCAGGAGATATTGTTTTTGCATATGGTGGTTTTGGACGGTATGATTTTATAGGTGGCAACAAACAAGCGTTATTCGGTTCGATCAGAAAACTAGCAGCTCTTGAGATATCTGATTTATACCCGGGTCATGGGGAATATATCCTTCGCTATGGGTATAAACATGTACAACAGGCGTTAGAAATGCTTTCAAAGATACAATAG